A section of the Jannaschia sp. S6380 genome encodes:
- a CDS encoding SH3 domain-containing protein translates to MRTRMIVAALSALMAFPAVAEEVGPVTGLPLPRYVSMKASEGFARRGPSSTHRIDWVFKHRHMPLRVVDEYGHWRRVQDREGAGGWMHYSLLSGNRTVIVEADALDLHRRPNPDAPIAARLEAGVVAWLGACDRGWCAVEVGDADGWARTEALWGVTPGEVRD, encoded by the coding sequence ATGCGAACCAGAATGATCGTCGCGGCGCTTTCGGCCCTGATGGCGTTTCCGGCCGTGGCCGAGGAGGTCGGGCCGGTCACGGGCTTGCCGCTGCCACGCTACGTCTCGATGAAGGCGTCCGAGGGGTTCGCCCGGCGCGGGCCGTCGTCGACCCACCGGATCGACTGGGTGTTCAAACACAGGCACATGCCGCTTCGCGTGGTCGACGAATACGGCCACTGGCGCCGCGTGCAGGACCGGGAGGGCGCGGGCGGCTGGATGCATTACTCGCTGCTGTCGGGAAACCGGACCGTGATCGTCGAGGCCGACGCGCTGGACCTGCACCGCCGCCCGAACCCCGATGCGCCCATCGCCGCGCGGCTGGAAGCGGGCGTGGTGGCGTGGCTGGGCGCGTGCGACCGCGGCTGGTGCGCGGTCGAGGTGGGCGACGCCGACGGCTGGGCCCGGACCGAAGCACTCTGGGGCGTGACGCCCGGGGAAGTGCGCGACTAG
- a CDS encoding D-glycerate dehydrogenase — protein MARDRLCVVVTRRLPEQVEARMKDLFDVRLAPDDGPMDRDVLADAMQSADILVPTLTDRIDAALLAGAGDRLKLIANYGAGVDHIDVATARQRGILVSNTPDVLTEDTADMGIALMLAVLRRMTEGMAKMQDGVWEGWAPDALLGTRLAGKRLGILGMGRIGQAVARRARAFGMEVHYHNRRRLHAGLEEPLEATYHDRLDAMVTLADVISVNCPHTPSTFHLLNARRLKLMKPTAVIVNTSRGEVIDENALTRMLRAGELAGAGLDVYERGQGVNPRLRELPNVVLLPHMGSATREARVEMGEKVLINIQTFADGHRPPDLVVPAML, from the coding sequence ATGGCCAGAGATCGCCTATGTGTTGTCGTGACGCGACGCCTGCCGGAACAGGTCGAGGCGCGGATGAAGGACCTGTTCGACGTTCGCCTCGCGCCCGATGACGGCCCGATGGATCGCGACGTCCTGGCCGATGCGATGCAATCGGCCGACATCCTCGTGCCGACGCTCACCGATCGGATCGATGCGGCCCTGCTGGCGGGGGCCGGCGACCGGCTCAAGCTGATCGCGAATTACGGGGCGGGGGTCGACCATATCGACGTGGCCACCGCGCGCCAGCGGGGCATCCTGGTCTCGAACACGCCCGACGTGCTGACCGAGGATACGGCCGACATGGGCATCGCACTGATGCTGGCCGTGCTGCGCCGGATGACCGAGGGCATGGCCAAGATGCAGGATGGCGTATGGGAGGGCTGGGCCCCCGATGCCCTGCTGGGCACGCGGCTGGCCGGCAAGCGCCTGGGCATCCTTGGGATGGGCCGCATCGGACAGGCCGTCGCCCGCCGCGCCCGTGCCTTCGGGATGGAGGTGCATTACCACAACCGACGCCGCCTGCATGCTGGGCTGGAGGAGCCGCTGGAGGCGACCTATCACGACCGCCTCGACGCGATGGTGACGCTGGCCGATGTGATCTCCGTCAACTGCCCGCACACGCCCTCGACCTTTCACCTGCTGAACGCGCGGCGCCTGAAGCTGATGAAGCCCACGGCCGTCATCGTGAACACGTCCCGCGGCGAGGTGATCGACGAGAACGCGCTGACGCGGATGCTGCGCGCGGGCGAACTGGCGGGGGCCGGCCTCGACGTCTACGAGCGGGGACAGGGGGTGAACCCGCGCCTGCGCGAACTGCCCAATGTCGTCCTGTTGCCGCATATGGGGTCCGCCACGCGCGAGGCACGGGTCGAGATGGGTGAGAAGGTCCTGATCAACATCCAGACCTTCGCCGATGGCCACCGCCCGCCGGATCTTGTCGTGCCCGCGATGCTTTGA
- the soxR gene encoding redox-sensitive transcriptional activator SoxR, with the protein MLPKELGIGQVAARTGLSVSQIRFYEARGLISPPRNRGGQRRFPRAELRRLAFIRIAQRLGLSLARIRAALGPPSERPPTPKEWAAIAADLRDELTERIETMTRLRDNLDGCIGCGCLSMTQCALYNPDDAKGADGPGARNVET; encoded by the coding sequence ATGCTTCCCAAGGAACTCGGTATCGGCCAGGTCGCCGCCCGGACCGGTCTCAGCGTCAGTCAGATCCGCTTCTACGAGGCACGCGGCCTGATCTCGCCGCCGCGGAACCGGGGCGGGCAGCGGCGCTTTCCACGGGCGGAGCTGCGCCGCCTCGCCTTCATCCGCATCGCGCAGCGCCTCGGCCTGTCGCTCGCCCGCATCCGGGCGGCCCTGGGCCCCCCGTCCGAGCGCCCACCGACGCCGAAGGAATGGGCCGCCATCGCCGCCGATCTGCGCGACGAGTTGACCGAACGTATCGAGACCATGACCCGCCTTCGCGACAACCTCGACGGCTGCATCGGCTGCGGCTGCCTGTCGATGACGCAATGCGCCCTCTACAACCCGGACGACGCGAAGGGGGCGGACGGCCCGGGCGCGCGCAATGTCGAAACCTAG
- a CDS encoding M3 family metallopeptidase, which yields MTNPLLKDWTGQFALPPFAEISDDHFGPALERGMEEGRANIAAIAESADAPTFANTIDALERADATLDRVAGVFYNLAGADSTPAREALQREMAPKLSAYSSEITNNKALFARIEDLWSRRDNLDLTDEQARVLMLTRRGFVRSGAALEGAAADRLTEVKSRLATLGTRFSQNLLADERDWFMDLSEEDLTGLPDFVKEAARAAGKERDRPGPVVTLNRSLIVPFLQFSPRRDLREKAYEAWTARGANGGETDNRAIAAEILKLREERAELLGYDNFAAYKLETEMAGTSDAVRDLLMQVWHPARTAALSDMEHLARMAHADGITGPLEPWDWRYYAEKRRLELHDLDEAELKPFFQLDRMIEAQFAVANRLFGLEFAPLDIDAYHPDVRAWNVTRDGEHVAVFLGDYFARPSKRSGAWCSAMRSQSKLDGEVRPIVVNVCNFAHADPALLSYDDARTLFHEFGHALHQMLSDVTYQSVSGTSVARDFVELPSQLYEHWLDVPEVLTEFATHAETGAAMPDALRDRLLRAATYDMGFQTVEYVASALVDLAFHDGPAPADPMQKQAEVLENIGMPRAIRMRHATPHFAHVFSGDGYSSGYYSYMWSEVMDADAFAAFEEAGDPFDPDLAKKLEANILSVGGSADAADLYTRFRGRLPGVEALLKGRGLDDAA from the coding sequence ATGACCAACCCTCTGCTGAAAGACTGGACCGGACAATTCGCCCTGCCGCCCTTCGCCGAGATTTCCGACGACCATTTCGGCCCCGCGCTGGAGCGGGGGATGGAGGAGGGGCGCGCCAACATCGCCGCGATCGCCGAAAGCGCGGATGCGCCGACCTTCGCAAACACGATCGACGCGCTGGAACGCGCGGATGCGACGCTCGACCGCGTGGCGGGCGTGTTCTACAACCTCGCCGGCGCCGACAGCACGCCGGCGCGTGAGGCGCTGCAGCGCGAGATGGCGCCGAAGCTCTCGGCGTATTCATCCGAGATCACCAACAACAAGGCACTCTTCGCCCGGATCGAGGATCTCTGGTCCCGTCGCGACAACCTCGACCTGACCGACGAACAGGCGCGGGTCCTGATGCTGACCCGCCGCGGCTTCGTCCGTTCGGGCGCCGCGCTGGAAGGCGCCGCCGCGGATCGCCTGACCGAGGTGAAATCCCGCCTCGCCACGCTCGGCACCCGGTTCAGTCAGAACCTTCTGGCAGACGAGCGCGACTGGTTCATGGACCTGTCCGAAGAGGACCTGACCGGCCTGCCCGACTTCGTAAAGGAGGCCGCCCGCGCCGCCGGGAAGGAGCGTGATCGCCCCGGTCCGGTCGTCACGCTGAACCGCTCGCTGATCGTGCCGTTCCTGCAATTCTCGCCCCGCCGCGACCTGCGCGAGAAGGCCTACGAGGCGTGGACGGCGCGCGGCGCCAATGGCGGCGAGACCGACAACCGCGCGATCGCCGCCGAGATCCTGAAACTGCGGGAGGAGCGGGCGGAGTTGCTGGGCTACGACAATTTCGCCGCCTACAAGCTCGAGACGGAGATGGCGGGCACTTCCGATGCCGTCCGCGACCTGCTGATGCAGGTCTGGCACCCGGCCCGCACCGCCGCGCTGTCGGACATGGAGCATCTGGCCCGCATGGCGCATGCCGACGGCATCACCGGCCCGCTGGAGCCGTGGGACTGGCGCTACTATGCCGAAAAGCGGCGTCTGGAACTGCACGACCTGGACGAGGCGGAGCTGAAGCCTTTCTTCCAGCTCGACCGCATGATCGAGGCGCAGTTCGCGGTGGCCAACCGCCTGTTCGGGTTGGAATTCGCGCCCCTCGACATCGACGCCTATCACCCGGATGTCCGCGCCTGGAACGTGACCCGCGACGGCGAACATGTCGCGGTCTTCCTCGGCGATTATTTCGCGCGCCCGTCCAAGCGGTCGGGCGCCTGGTGCAGTGCCATGCGCTCGCAATCGAAACTCGACGGCGAGGTGCGCCCGATCGTGGTCAACGTGTGCAACTTCGCCCATGCCGACCCCGCGCTGCTCAGCTACGACGACGCGCGCACGCTGTTCCACGAATTCGGTCACGCCCTGCACCAGATGCTGTCGGACGTGACCTATCAGTCGGTCAGCGGCACGTCGGTCGCGCGCGATTTCGTCGAACTGCCCAGCCAGCTTTATGAACACTGGCTCGACGTGCCCGAGGTGCTGACCGAATTCGCCACACATGCCGAAACCGGCGCGGCGATGCCGGACGCCCTGCGCGATCGCCTGCTGCGCGCCGCGACCTACGACATGGGCTTCCAGACCGTCGAATACGTCGCCTCCGCCCTCGTCGATCTCGCCTTCCACGACGGCCCGGCCCCCGCCGATCCGATGCAGAAGCAGGCCGAGGTGCTGGAGAATATCGGCATGCCTCGCGCCATCCGCATGCGCCACGCGACGCCGCATTTCGCGCATGTCTTCTCGGGCGACGGCTATTCGTCGGGCTACTACTCCTACATGTGGTCGGAGGTGATGGATGCCGACGCCTTCGCCGCGTTCGAGGAGGCGGGCGATCCGTTCGACCCCGATCTGGCGAAGAAGCTGGAGGCGAACATCCTGTCGGTCGGCGGGTCGGCGGATGCAGCCGACCTCTACACCCGGTTCCGGGGGCGCCTGCCGGGGGTCGAGGCATTGCTCAAGGGGCGCGGCCTGGACGACGCGGCCTGA
- a CDS encoding inositol monophosphatase: MPISDAQSAGIVEAVRAVAAAEILPRFRNLSGEDIDAKAAFDDLVTVADRAAEDALTARIHAILPGDTVVGEEAVAEDRALLDRVGQGRVTIIDPIDGTWNFAHGIANYGVIVAVVEDGVTVWGLLYDPSFDDWIVAHRGQGAWFHRAGRSRRLSVDTADVPFDHQRGNLGGYLYPKAHQPALAALTPMFRRANSMGASLHEYRQLALGGSDFCLNGMLNVWDHAAGVLILQEAGGMSRLLDGTEYRPTMTEGRLLNARTEMLWHQLAATFNAALDQV; the protein is encoded by the coding sequence ATGCCGATCAGCGACGCGCAATCCGCGGGCATCGTCGAAGCCGTCCGCGCGGTCGCGGCGGCCGAGATCCTGCCGCGCTTCCGTAACCTGTCGGGCGAAGACATCGACGCCAAGGCCGCGTTCGACGATCTGGTGACCGTGGCCGACCGCGCCGCCGAAGACGCGCTGACCGCCCGCATCCACGCCATCCTGCCCGGCGACACCGTGGTGGGCGAAGAGGCCGTGGCCGAAGACCGCGCCCTGCTCGATCGCGTGGGGCAGGGCCGCGTCACCATCATCGACCCGATCGACGGCACCTGGAACTTCGCGCATGGCATCGCGAACTATGGCGTGATCGTCGCCGTGGTCGAGGATGGTGTGACCGTCTGGGGCCTGCTCTATGACCCCAGCTTCGACGACTGGATCGTCGCGCATCGGGGGCAGGGCGCCTGGTTCCACCGGGCCGGCCGATCACGCCGCCTGTCGGTCGACACGGCGGATGTGCCGTTCGACCACCAGCGCGGCAATCTGGGCGGTTACCTTTATCCCAAGGCGCATCAGCCCGCGCTCGCGGCGCTGACCCCGATGTTCCGCCGTGCCAATTCGATGGGGGCCAGCCTGCACGAGTACCGGCAGCTGGCCTTGGGCGGGTCGGATTTCTGCCTGAACGGCATGCTCAACGTCTGGGACCATGCCGCCGGCGTCCTCATCCTGCAGGAGGCGGGCGGCATGTCGCGTTTGCTGGACGGCACGGAATACCGCCCAACCATGACCGAGGGCCGCCTTCTGAACGCACGGACCGAAATGCTGTGGCACCAGCTTGCCGCGACGTTCAACGCGGCCCTGGATCAGGTGTAG
- a CDS encoding SDR family oxidoreductase encodes MTASRDVRILLIGGTGVFGSRLATGLRKMPGLTVVAAGRGPANDVRLDRAAPDLATRIAAQTPDIVIDAAGPFQTYGADPYAVARAAIDAGAHYLDLSDDAAFTAGIATLDPAARAAGVAAISGVSSVPALSSAAVEALRADLTDIHLIESVILPGNRAPRGLSVMRAILAQAGRPVTIWRAGRPQDVAGWGDLRRIRLPGLGPRWTSVIGAPDLALFPDRYGARTVTFRAGLEMSLLHLGLWALSLPVRTGLIRSLEPAARPMRRVADLFEPFGTDRGGMRVRVIGRGPKGAVRRDWTLLAEAGDGPHIPALPGRIMVAKLLAGQVAPGARACLGEFTLAEARDKSADLALTFATDEASITPVFARALGPAHAELPPSVRDLHDVLHRRRWSGTASVERGTGLVARLICAIMRFPPAAGRVPVTVDKHRHGDTENWTRDFGGRRFRSHLRADTRPGCVTERFGALTFRIRLTPTAEGLAYPVEAGRLGPIPIPRALLPRSDTLEAAEGQAATFDVALSMPFVGPLVRYRGRIASVG; translated from the coding sequence TTGACCGCCAGTCGCGACGTCCGCATCCTGCTGATCGGCGGCACGGGTGTCTTCGGTTCGCGCCTGGCCACAGGCCTGCGCAAGATGCCCGGCCTGACGGTCGTCGCCGCCGGACGCGGGCCGGCCAACGATGTCAGGCTTGACCGCGCCGCGCCCGATCTCGCGACCCGCATCGCGGCGCAGACCCCCGATATCGTCATCGACGCCGCCGGGCCGTTCCAGACCTACGGCGCCGATCCCTATGCCGTCGCCCGCGCGGCCATCGATGCGGGCGCCCATTACCTCGACCTCAGCGACGATGCCGCCTTCACCGCCGGGATCGCCACGCTCGATCCGGCGGCGCGGGCTGCGGGCGTGGCCGCCATCTCCGGCGTTTCTTCCGTTCCTGCGCTCAGTTCCGCGGCGGTCGAGGCCCTGCGGGCCGACCTGACCGACATCCACCTGATCGAGAGCGTCATCCTGCCCGGCAACCGGGCCCCGCGCGGCCTATCGGTGATGCGCGCGATCCTGGCGCAGGCCGGACGCCCCGTGACGATCTGGCGGGCCGGGCGACCGCAGGACGTCGCGGGCTGGGGCGACCTGCGCCGCATCCGGTTGCCGGGCCTCGGCCCGCGTTGGACCAGCGTGATCGGCGCACCCGACCTCGCACTCTTTCCCGACCGCTACGGCGCCCGAACCGTCACTTTCCGGGCGGGGCTGGAGATGTCGCTCCTCCATCTCGGCCTCTGGGCGCTGTCCCTTCCGGTCCGCACGGGCCTGATCCGCTCGCTGGAGCCTGCCGCCCGTCCGATGCGCCGGGTCGCCGACCTGTTCGAACCGTTCGGGACCGATCGCGGCGGCATGCGCGTCCGCGTGATCGGTCGCGGTCCGAAGGGCGCCGTCCGCCGCGACTGGACCCTTCTGGCCGAGGCGGGGGACGGACCGCATATCCCCGCCTTGCCCGGCCGCATCATGGTCGCCAAGCTCCTCGCCGGTCAGGTCGCGCCCGGCGCGCGCGCCTGTCTCGGCGAGTTCACCCTGGCCGAAGCGCGGGACAAGTCCGCCGACCTCGCCCTGACCTTCGCGACCGACGAGGCCTCCATTACCCCCGTCTTCGCCCGGGCCCTGGGCCCCGCCCATGCCGAACTTCCGCCTTCGGTCCGCGACCTGCATGACGTCCTGCATCGCCGCCGCTGGTCCGGCACCGCCTCGGTCGAACGCGGCACCGGCCTTGTCGCGCGCCTGATCTGCGCAATCATGCGCTTTCCGCCCGCCGCGGGCCGCGTGCCCGTCACCGTCGACAAGCACCGCCACGGCGATACCGAAAACTGGACCCGCGATTTCGGTGGTCGCCGCTTCCGCTCCCACCTGCGCGCCGACACGCGCCCGGGCTGCGTTACGGAGCGTTTTGGCGCGCTGACCTTCCGCATCCGATTGACCCCCACGGCCGAGGGCCTTGCCTACCCGGTCGAAGCCGGGCGCCTGGGCCCGATCCCGATTCCGCGCGCCCTCCTGCCGCGC
- a CDS encoding VOC family protein — MTRLEHINMTVRDPDGVAAALCDVLGWRVRWSGAALGDGRSVHVGDDASYVALYRPPGAITDPASTYGTHGAMNHLGVVVDDLDAAERAVVAKGYAPRSHADYEPGRRFYFDGPEGIEVEVVSYT, encoded by the coding sequence ATGACCCGGCTGGAACATATCAACATGACCGTCCGCGACCCAGATGGCGTGGCCGCCGCCCTGTGCGACGTGCTGGGCTGGCGGGTCCGGTGGTCCGGCGCGGCCCTGGGCGACGGGCGCAGCGTGCATGTGGGCGACGACGCGTCCTATGTGGCGCTGTACCGGCCACCCGGTGCGATCACCGATCCGGCCAGCACCTATGGCACGCATGGGGCGATGAACCATCTGGGCGTCGTGGTCGACGATCTGGACGCCGCCGAACGCGCCGTGGTCGCCAAGGGCTACGCCCCGCGCAGCCATGCCGACTACGAACCGGGACGGCGGTTCTATTTCGACGGCCCCGAGGGGATCGAGGTGGAGGTGGTCAGCTACACCTGA